From Daucus carota subsp. sativus chromosome 6, DH1 v3.0, whole genome shotgun sequence, the proteins below share one genomic window:
- the LOC108227400 gene encoding probable galactinol--sucrose galactosyltransferase 2 — MTITPKISIDNGDLVVHGKTVLKGVPDNIMLTPGSGAGLVSGAFIGATDTSSKSIHVFPVGVLEGLRIMCLFRFKVWWMTQRMGTCGKDIPFETQFMLVESKESLDGESEGPTIYTVFLPLLEGPFRAVLQGNDKNELEIFLESGDNAVETNQGISLVYMHAGTNPFEVINQAVKAVEQHLQTFRHREKKKLPSFIDWFGWCTWDAFYKDVTAEGVDEGLQTLSEGGTPARFLIIDDGWQQIENLNEVVNDDGHDGAEFAIRLTGIKENEKFQKNGKHDNHVPGLKLVVDDAKKRHNVKNVYVWHALAGYWGGVRPSGAGLEHYDSTLAYPVQSEAMLGNERDMVLDSLKVFGLGLVHPKKVFKFYNELHAYLASCGVDGVKVDVQNVIETLGAGYGGRVSLTRMYHQALEASIARNFPDNGCISCMCHNTDGLYSASQTAVARASDDFFPHDPASHTIHVSAVSYNSLFLGEFMIPDWDMFHSLHPAAEYHAAARAVGGCPVYVSDKPGNHDFKILEKLVLPDGSVLRAQLPAKPTRDCLFVDPTRDGASLLKIWNMNKCTGVVGVFNCQGAGWDKVTKKTLIHDPSPGALTTFVTATDVDAIAQVAGSSWSGESIVYAQKSGEVTRLPSGASIPVTLHVLEHELFHICPLKEITPSISFAAIGLLDMFNTGGAVEEVEVHMSSEKNSELFDGDVLSEVTTHLSENRSPSAAIALKVRGRGRFGAYCSQPPLKCTVGNIDTSFIYDADTGLVSLNIPVPEKEMYRWHIEIQV, encoded by the exons ATGACAATTACACCAAAGATTTCCATTGATAACGGTGACCTGGTAGTGCATGGGAAAACTGTGCTCAAGGGGGTTCCGGACAACATTATGCTGACTCCAGGATCTGGAGCTGGACTGGTCTCGGGGGCTTTCATTGGTGCTACGGATACTAGTAGTAAAAGCATCCATGTCTTTCCCGTGGGTGTATTAGA GGGTCTTCGTATTATGTGCCTTTTCCGTTTTAAAGTTTGGTGGATGACTCAGAGAATGGGAACGTGCGGAAAGGATATTCCATTTGAGACACAGTTTATGCTTGTTGAGAGCAAAGAGAGCCTTGACGGAGAAAGTGAAGGCCCAACTATCTACACAGTGTTCCTGCCTCTTCTTGAAGGCCCATTCCGTGCTGTTCTTCAGGGAAATGACAAGAATGAACTAGAGATTTTCCTAGAGAGTG GTGATAATGCTGTTGAAACCAACCAAGGAATTTCCCTCGTCTACATGCATGCTGGAACCAACCCCTTTGAAGTCATCAATCAAGCTGTAAA GGCTGTGGAACAACACTTGCAAACTTTTCGTCACCGAGAGAAGAAGAAG TTGCCCTCCTTCATTGATTGGTTTGGGTGGTGCACATGGGATGCCTTCTACAAGGATGTCACAGCTGAAGGTGTTGATGAAGGGCTTCAAAC CTTGTCTGAAGGCGGTACTCCAGCAAGATTCCTAATTATTGATGATGGTTGGCAACAGATAGAAAACTTGAACGAGGTTGTCAATGATGATGGTCATGACGGAGCAGA GTTTGCGATTAGGCTGACAGGAATCAAAGAGAATGAAAAGTTTCAAAAGAATGGGAAACATGATAACCACGTCCCAGGCTTAAAGCTTGTTGTGGATGACGCGAAGAAGCGGCATAATGTTAA GAATGTTTACGTGTGGCATGCACTGGCCGGTTACTGGGGTGGAGTTCGACCATCTGGAGCAGGTTTGGAACACTATGACAGTACTTTGGCATACCCTGTCCAGTCTGAAGCAATGTTGGGAAATGAACGCGACATGGTACTCGACAGTCTTAAAGTTTTTGGCCTGGGTTTGGTGCATCCCAAAAAGGTCTTCAAATTTTACAATGAGCTTCATGCATACCTGGCTTCGTGTGGAGTTGATGGAGTGAAAGTTGATGTCCAGAATGTTATTGAGACCCTTGGTGCTGGCTATGGGGGTAGAGTTTCTCTAACTCGCATGTATCACCAGGCTCTGGAAGCCTCCATTGCACGAAACTTTCCTGACAATGGATGTATTTCCTGTATGTGCCATAATACTGATGGACTATATAGTGCCAGTCAAACTGCTGTAGCGAGAGCTTCTGATGACTTCTTTCCTCATGACCCTGCTTCCCACACCATTCACGTGTCCGCTGTGTCCTACAACAGTCTGTTCCTTGGGGAATTCATGATACCGGACTGGGATATGTTTCAC AGTCTCCATCCAGCAGCTGAATATCATGCTGCAGCTCGTGCAGTTGGCGGGTGTCCAGTATATGTGAG TGACAAGCCTGGCAACCACGATTTCAAGATTTTAGAGAAGTTGGTCCTCCCTGACGGATCTGTGCTCCGTGCACAATTGCCTGCCAAGCCCACTCGTGATTGCCTCTTTGTTGATCCAACTAGAGATGGAGCCAG CTTACTGAAAATTTGGAACATGAACAAGTGCACTGGTGTGGTCGGCGTGTTCAACTGCCAAGGGGCTGGTTGGGATAAGGTGACTAAGAAGACTCTCATCCATGATCCATCTCCTGGAGCGCTCACAACTTTTGTGACAGCTACTGATGTTGATGCCATTGCTCAAGTTGCTGGGTCAAGTTGGAGTGGAGAGAGCATAGTGTATGCCCAAAAATCAG GGGAAGTAACTCGTTTGCCGAGCGGTGCATCAATCCCCGTGACGCTCCATGTTCTAGAACATGAACTCTTCCATATCTGTCCTCTCAAG GAAATCACACCCAGCATTTCCTTTGCTGCAATTGGTTTGCTGGACATGTTCAATACTGGCGGTGCTGTTGAGGAAGTTGAAGTACATATGTCTTCAGAGAAAAATTCTGAGCTCTTCGATGGTGATGTTTTGTCCGAGGTGACCACTCATTTAAGCGAAAACCGATCACCATCTGCTGCAATTGCACTCAAGGTCAGGGGACGTGGCCGATTTGGTGCTTACTGTTCCCAGCCCCCTTTGAAATGCACTGTGGGGAATATAGATACCTCATTTATCTATGATGCTGATACTGGATTGGTGTCGCTGAATATCCCCGTACCGGAAAAGGAAATGTACAGATGGCATATTGAAATCCAAGTCTGA
- the LOC108225297 gene encoding pentatricopeptide repeat-containing protein At2g02980, chloroplastic has product MEEKERSIANLISKCPNIRVLRQIHAHLLTHPLLPISTLSFSLSKLLSFCSLSPHTNLSYAQKLFSQIPNPNIFVHNSLIKACTNLRNPSHKPFVIFKTLINRGYPKSNTFTLSLILKSCSVLSDFGEGGQVHSCVIRTGFGSNVFVQSALVNFYAKCEEIAGARKMFDEMTERNLIAWSSMISGYSKLGLFDETLGLFREMQMAGVVPDEVIMSSVVSACGVAGALDVGRWVHLYIDKKMIGKDTMLMTGLVNMYAKCGCINAAKEVFDAMPVRDTKAWSSMIVDFAIHGHAEDALQTFALMEAAKVRPNSVAFLGVLLACAHGGLVSDGRRYWSTMLGYGFEASIEHYGCMVDVLCRANLIEDAYAFVERMPIKPDPAIWRTLLVGCKRNKILEKGELVGERLLKLEPLNAENYTLISNLYASCSQWGKMSLVRKQMKVKGVKVTPGCTSIEVNGVVHEFVMGDWSHPEHKEIREVLEDVRQRVHDSGHEPWISAVLHDVGDKEKENDLCEHSERLAIAYGLFKTKAPTVIRVVKNLRACDDCHEVTKIISKLYMREIIVRDRLRFHKFVNGSCSCGDFW; this is encoded by the exons atggaagaaaaagaaagaagtaTCGCCAATTTAATCTCAAAATGCCCAAACATTAGAGTTCTCCGTCAAATCCATGCTCATCTTCTCACTCATCCACTCCTACCCATCTCTACTCTTTcattttctctctctaaactcCTCTCCTTCTGCTCTCTCTCTCCTCATACAAACCTTAGCTACGCCCAAAAACTCTTCTCTCAAATCCCCAATCCCAACATTTTTGTTCACAATTCTCTCATCAAGGCATGTACTAATCTTCGAAACCCATCTCATAAACCATTTGTAATCTTCAAAACGTTGATTAATAGAGGTTATCCTAAATCAAACACTTTTACGCTGTCATTGATACTCAAGTCTTGCTCGGTTTTATCGGATTTTGGAGAAGGTGGGCAGGTCCATTCTTGTGTTATACGAACTGGTTTTGGTTCCAATGTGTTTGTTCAGAGTGCATTGGTTAATTTTTATGCGAAGTGTGAGGAGATTGCGGGGGCACGGaagatgtttgatgaaatgacTGAGAGAAATTTGATCGCTTGGAGTAGTATGATTAGCGGGTATTCGAAATTGGGGTTGTTTGATGAGACATTGGGGTTGTTTAGGGAGATGCAAATGGCTGGTGTTGTGCCTGATGAAGTGATTATGTCGAGTGTGGTTTCGGCTTGTGGTGTTGCTGGAGCGTTGGATGTTGGGAGGTGGGTGCATTTGTATATTGATAAGAAGATGATTGGAAAAGATACTATGTTAATGACTGGGTTGGTTAATATGTATGCTAAGTGTGGTTGTATTAATGCAGCTAAAGAAGTTTTTGATGCAATGCCGGTTAGAGATACTAAGGCGTGGAGTTCGATGATTGTTGATTTTGCAATTCACGGGCATGCTGAAGATGCATTACAGACATTTGCTTTAATGGAAGCAGCAAAG GTGCGGCCAAACAGTGTGGCATTTCTTGGTGTTTTgctagcatgtgctcatggtgGGCTAGTCTCTGATGGCCGTAGATATTGGTCTACAATGCTAGGTTATGGGTTTGAAGCATCAATTGAGCATTATGGCTGCATGGTTGATGTATTATGCCGTGCTAACCTTATTGAAGATGCTTATGCATTTGTTGAAAGAATGCCTATCAAACCAGATCCAGCAATTTGGCGAACTTTACTTGTAGGATGCAAGAGGAACAAAATTTTGGAGAAAGGTGAGTTGGTAGGTGAGCGGTTGCTCAAGTTAGAGCCACTAAATGCAGAAAATTATACTCTCATATCCAATCTTTATGCATCGTGTTCCCAGTGGGGGAAGATGAGCCTTGTGAGGAAGCAAATGAAGGTTAAAGGTGTCAAAGTAACACCTGGTTGTACGTCTATCGAAGTTAATGGTGTTGTCCACGAATTTGTAATGGGTGATTGGTCTCATCCAGAGCACAAGGAGATAAGAGAAGTTCTGGAGGATGTACGTCAGAGGGTCCATGATTCTGGGCATGAGCCCTGGATTTCAGCTGTATTACATGATGTGGGTGATAAAGAGAAAGAAAATGATCTTTGTGAGCATAGTGAAAGACTTGCAATTGCTTATGGACTATTCAAGACTAAAGCGCCAACGGTGATTAGGGTAGTAAAGAACCTCAGGGCATGTGATGATTGTCATGAAGTGACAAAGATTATCAGTAAATTGTACATGAGAGAGATCATTGTTAGGGACCGGCTCCGGTTCCACAAATTTGTCAATGGATCTTGTTCTTGCGGAGATTTTTGGTAA
- the LOC108225298 gene encoding uncharacterized protein LOC108225298 — MARKKQCKSAVTGSTRVLRPRKTRDAKANDRDTVKVPKASEKLKTEDAGTADIVIKREPEDSEGARSQAKKLKTMHKTHMDGDGERGSTRILRSSIKKEKEAEEEVVNANDKTPEISSSLATDFAGPESSGKSVTGSVSRRRGRKAQRKYHWISVSVSLTKKQWEQMKSHFGRI; from the exons ATGGCTAGGAAGAAACAGTGCAAATCTGCTGTAACCGGAAGTACTAGGGTATTAAGGCCGCGAAAAACACGAGATGCAAAAGCTAATGACAGGGATACGGTGAAGGTCCCTAAAGCCAGTGAAAAGCTTAAGACTGAAGATGCTGGGACAGCTGATATTGTTATAAAGAGAGAACCGGAGGACTCTGAGGGTGCTCGTAGTCAAGCGAAAAAATTAAAGACCATGCATAAGACTCACATGGATGGAGATGGTGAACGTGGAAGCACTCGAATACTCAGAAGCAgtataaagaaagaaaaggaagcaGAGGAGGAAGTTGTTAATGCAAATGATAAAACTCCTGAAATTTCTTCTTCACTTGCTACTGACTTTGCTGGTCCAGAATCCTCGGGTAAAAGCGTCACAGGATCTGTTTCCAGGCGTCGGGGGAGAAAGGCACAACGTAAGTATCACTGGATAAGCGTAAGCGTAAGCCTAACCAA AAAGCAATGGGAGCAGATGAAATCACATTTTGGGAGAATTTAG
- the LOC108226940 gene encoding uncharacterized protein LOC108226940, translating to MARSMLTLVKKVENQVQPLVETPPVAAVVEPSQSSRSSTHKSIETLVVVLAVIIIVGVIAGIIARLCGGRHYGGNGEHDIEGWVERKCRNCIDAGVADTAKPAAAEETKK from the coding sequence ATGGCTAGATCAATGCTTACTCTGGTAAAGAAAGTCGAGAATCAAGTTCAACCACTGGTCGAGACGCCACCCGTGGCAGCGGTAGTGGAGCCAAGCCAGTCCAGCAGGAGCAGCACACACAAGTCCATAGAGACCTTAGTTGTTGTGCTAGCAGTGATCATAATTGTTGGTGTGATTGCAGGGATCATAGCCCGGCTATGCGGTGGCCGACATTACGGTGGCAACGGGGAGCATGACATCGAAGGATGGGTAGAAAGGAAATGCAGAAATTGCATTGATGCTGGAGTTGCAGATACAGCAAAGCCAGCAGCAGCTGAAGAAACAAAGAAGTAG